The following coding sequences are from one Paenibacillus sp. FSL R5-0912 window:
- a CDS encoding aldo/keto reductase, with the protein MLSVTLNNGVKMPIIGFGVYQIPDAGECENAVYEALIAGYRLIDTAAGYLNEEAVGRAIKRSGVKREELFITTKLWVQDAGYESAKLAFAKSLNKLQLDYLDLYLIHQPFGDYYGAWRAIEELYRDNKIRAIGVSNFLPDRLMDLIVHNEIVPAVNQIETHPFYQQAESSAFMKDQGVQHQSWAPFAEGLGNMFGNEVLASIAEQHNKSVAQVVLRWLVQRGIVVIPKSVRKERIAENFNIFDFELSADDIGQITALDTRDSLFLSYHDPKFVKMLGTLRVDL; encoded by the coding sequence ATGCTAAGCGTAACCTTAAACAATGGTGTGAAAATGCCGATCATCGGTTTTGGTGTCTACCAAATCCCGGATGCTGGAGAATGCGAGAACGCCGTATATGAAGCACTAATAGCTGGATACCGCCTCATTGACACAGCGGCCGGTTACCTCAACGAGGAAGCGGTTGGACGCGCAATTAAGCGTAGCGGCGTGAAGCGTGAGGAACTATTCATCACGACCAAGCTTTGGGTTCAGGATGCCGGCTATGAGAGTGCCAAGCTGGCGTTCGCCAAATCCTTGAATAAGCTGCAGCTCGACTATCTCGATCTATACCTTATTCACCAGCCGTTCGGGGATTACTACGGCGCTTGGCGTGCTATTGAAGAATTGTACCGCGATAACAAGATCAGGGCGATCGGTGTCAGCAACTTTCTGCCCGACCGTCTGATGGACCTCATTGTGCATAACGAAATCGTACCCGCTGTCAACCAGATCGAAACGCACCCGTTCTACCAGCAGGCCGAGAGCTCTGCTTTTATGAAAGATCAGGGCGTGCAGCACCAGTCGTGGGCGCCGTTTGCTGAAGGACTGGGCAACATGTTCGGCAACGAAGTCCTGGCCTCGATTGCAGAACAACACAACAAGTCCGTCGCCCAGGTCGTGCTGCGCTGGCTTGTTCAGCGTGGAATCGTTGTGATTCCAAAATCAGTGAGAAAAGAGCGGATCGCGGAGAACTTCAATATTTTCGATTTTGAGTTGAGCGCGGATGATATCGGACAAATTACCGCCCTCGATACGCGGGACAGTCTTTTCTTATCCTACCACGATCCGAAGTTCGTCAAGATGCTGGGCACCTTGAGGGTTGATCTGTAA
- a CDS encoding GNAT family N-acetyltransferase, with protein sequence MEIRIIQKEEAWKLRHEVMWPEREPDYIKLEDDERGVHYGLYLGEQLVSVLSLFINGTEAQFRKFATLELEQGLGYGSRLLQTVLKEAEQAGVQRIYCNARTYKAGFYKKFGMQATDEVFSKGGKDYVVMERFFTPAEDGNGKESTHD encoded by the coding sequence ATGGAGATCAGGATCATACAGAAGGAAGAAGCATGGAAACTTAGGCATGAAGTGATGTGGCCCGAGCGTGAGCCAGATTACATCAAGCTGGAGGATGATGAGCGGGGTGTACATTACGGGCTGTATCTGGGAGAACAGCTGGTGTCGGTGTTATCTCTGTTTATTAATGGTACAGAAGCACAGTTCCGCAAGTTTGCTACGCTGGAGCTGGAGCAGGGTCTGGGCTACGGCAGCAGACTGCTGCAGACGGTGCTGAAAGAGGCAGAGCAGGCAGGGGTACAAAGGATCTATTGCAACGCACGAACCTACAAAGCAGGCTTCTACAAGAAATTTGGCATGCAGGCAACAGATGAGGTATTCAGCAAGGGCGGCAAGGACTATGTCGTAATGGAAAGGTTCTTCACGCCCGCTGAAGACGGTAACGGAAAGGAGTCTACGCATGACTAA
- a CDS encoding helix-turn-helix transcriptional regulator has translation MNKTERLLSIVIELQRSKLQTADELAAVLGVSVRTIYRDMQALSEAGVPIIGETGLGYSLMEGYFLPPISFTTEEAVSLLLGAEFIEKRFDPTYRNSARSSRRKIEAILSRPMREETTRIQGSIRLLQRDEKVIMAREKVNLGIIREAMLEGKKLRLTYHKRVAEADGNRVNVRIVSPYGLAHDEQNGWLLLAFCDLREDIRHFRVSRISDLTMTEDTFQTPDNFNLESYRPKDTRSVRVCAIFNPNVTDRVEEANNYYMETAESKEDGYHVTFRVHEPEELLSWMLGWGADVVVTEPESFKNRIREEIEKMKERY, from the coding sequence TTGAATAAAACAGAGCGTCTTTTATCGATTGTGATAGAACTACAGCGAAGTAAATTGCAGACAGCTGATGAATTAGCAGCGGTCTTAGGGGTTAGTGTAAGAACGATCTATCGTGATATGCAGGCTCTGAGTGAAGCGGGAGTTCCCATCATCGGTGAGACTGGATTAGGATACTCCTTAATGGAAGGCTATTTTCTTCCACCCATCAGTTTTACCACAGAAGAGGCAGTATCACTTCTTCTTGGAGCTGAATTCATAGAGAAACGTTTTGATCCGACTTATCGCAATAGTGCCCGTTCTTCCCGCAGAAAAATAGAAGCCATTCTTTCCCGGCCCATGCGTGAAGAGACAACCCGAATCCAAGGGAGCATCCGGTTGCTTCAAAGGGATGAAAAGGTCATAATGGCCCGGGAGAAAGTAAACTTGGGAATCATTCGTGAAGCCATGCTGGAGGGCAAGAAACTTCGTTTAACCTATCACAAGCGGGTGGCTGAAGCTGATGGGAACCGGGTAAATGTGCGAATTGTATCGCCATACGGATTAGCACATGATGAGCAGAATGGCTGGCTGTTACTTGCTTTCTGTGACCTAAGGGAGGATATTCGCCATTTCCGGGTCTCCCGGATCAGTGACCTTACCATGACTGAGGATACGTTTCAGACTCCCGATAACTTCAACCTTGAGTCCTACCGGCCGAAGGATACCCGTAGCGTACGGGTCTGCGCAATTTTTAATCCAAACGTCACAGATAGAGTTGAAGAAGCCAATAACTATTATATGGAGACTGCCGAATCTAAAGAGGACGGTTACCATGTCACTTTTCGTGTCCACGAGCCGGAAGAATTGCTGAGCTGGATGCTTGGATGGGGGGCAGATGTAGTAGTCACTGAACCTGAATCCTTCAAAAACCGGATAAGAGAAGAAATCGAAAAAATGAAAGAACGCTACTGA
- a CDS encoding NUDIX hydrolase, with the protein MEPFRLLSVVHVFLIKDGQILLLRRLNTGHHDGDYGLPAGKLDGGEELFSAAIREVREECGAVIAPSDLEMLGAMHIRTPGNERIDFFFKAEHWSGEICNTEPDKCDDLRWFPLDDLPENVIPFVQEAWSKFRDGVWFASHGWA; encoded by the coding sequence ATGGAACCTTTCCGGTTGTTGAGTGTAGTCCATGTATTTCTGATCAAAGATGGGCAAATATTGCTGCTGAGGCGCTTGAACACAGGACATCATGACGGGGATTACGGTCTGCCTGCGGGCAAGTTGGATGGAGGTGAGGAGTTGTTCTCCGCCGCCATCCGTGAAGTCCGGGAAGAATGCGGTGCTGTCATCGCGCCATCAGACCTTGAAATGCTCGGAGCGATGCATATCCGGACTCCCGGAAATGAACGGATTGATTTCTTCTTCAAAGCGGAGCATTGGAGCGGTGAGATTTGCAACACCGAGCCGGATAAATGCGATGATCTGCGCTGGTTCCCGCTGGATGATCTTCCGGAGAATGTAATCCCTTTTGTGCAGGAGGCCTGGAGCAAGTTCAGGGATGGTGTCTGGTTTGCTTCACATGGCTGGGCGTGA
- a CDS encoding phosphodiester glycosidase family protein has product MNSSSLPQRSTIRKKKKPARKRKKRGFFRTVFRVFMFCLILMIIAGGWLYLAPSAQNTRYLIADTLITTQHRYMAKYIIGEDELKNRVSEYTERFQEMGNEVDTHVIEPEPVVPEDKPLVEIEKVTGSGYAGYVMIVNDPKKVRLGVPDKVGSGEKVSSMVARTGAIAGVNGGGFADPNWKGNGFKPIGLVVSQGKLYYNGLGGKKSTQIVGLDKEGKMIAGNYTLDELSKMGVQEAVTFQPRIIVNGKGQIKNAAEGWGIAPRTAMGQRADGALIFVVIDGRQPGYSIGANLYDVQQIMLKQGAVIAANLDGGSSTVLVKDNEILNKPSSQYGERYLPTAFLVFEDPGQADIRNIWEGLDPSKIDAGKKRTQ; this is encoded by the coding sequence GTGAATTCTTCATCATTACCGCAACGTTCCACTATCCGCAAGAAGAAAAAACCGGCCCGTAAGCGCAAGAAAAGGGGCTTTTTCCGTACAGTCTTCAGAGTATTTATGTTCTGCCTCATCCTGATGATTATAGCCGGAGGCTGGCTCTACCTTGCACCGTCTGCCCAGAACACCCGATATCTGATTGCCGATACACTGATTACGACACAACACCGGTATATGGCCAAATATATAATTGGCGAAGATGAGCTTAAGAACCGCGTCAGCGAATATACAGAGCGGTTTCAGGAGATGGGCAATGAGGTAGACACCCATGTGATTGAACCGGAGCCCGTGGTCCCGGAGGATAAACCGCTGGTCGAAATTGAAAAGGTTACTGGCAGCGGGTATGCCGGTTATGTGATGATTGTGAATGATCCGAAGAAGGTCCGTCTGGGTGTACCCGATAAGGTTGGTTCAGGGGAAAAGGTATCCAGTATGGTGGCGCGGACAGGGGCAATCGCCGGGGTGAACGGCGGGGGCTTCGCCGATCCGAACTGGAAAGGCAATGGCTTCAAGCCGATCGGGCTGGTCGTCTCACAAGGGAAGCTGTACTATAACGGACTTGGCGGCAAGAAGTCTACACAGATTGTGGGTCTTGATAAAGAAGGCAAAATGATCGCCGGAAACTACACGTTAGATGAGCTGAGCAAGATGGGAGTACAGGAGGCGGTGACTTTTCAGCCGCGGATTATTGTGAACGGCAAAGGCCAGATCAAGAATGCCGCTGAAGGCTGGGGGATCGCCCCAAGAACGGCTATGGGCCAACGGGCGGACGGTGCGCTGATCTTCGTGGTCATCGACGGGCGGCAGCCGGGCTACAGCATCGGGGCGAATCTGTATGATGTGCAGCAGATTATGCTGAAGCAGGGTGCAGTGATCGCAGCCAATCTGGACGGGGGTTCATCCACTGTACTGGTGAAGGACAACGAGATTCTTAACAAGCCTTCTTCACAATACGGGGAGCGTTATCTGCCTACGGCATTCCTGGTGTTTGAAGATCCCGGACAGGCGGATATCAGGAATATCTGGGAAGGACTTGATCCGTCCAAAATCGATGCGGGCAAGAAGCGGACCCAATAA
- a CDS encoding YebC/PmpR family DNA-binding transcriptional regulator has product MGRKWNNIKEKKASKDANTSKVYAKFGVEIYVVAKKGEPDPESNRALKVVLERAKTYNVPKAIIDRALEKAKGSGDENYVELRYEGFGPSGSMIVVDALTNNVNRTAPLVRSTFSKNGGNMGVSGSVTYMFDPTAVIGVEGKSADEVMELLIEADLDVRDVLEEDEAVIVYAEPDQFHAVQEAFRGAGITEFTVAELTLLPQNYVALPEDAQAQFEKLIDALEELDDVQQVYHNVDSEE; this is encoded by the coding sequence ATGGGTCGTAAGTGGAATAATATTAAGGAAAAGAAAGCATCCAAGGATGCCAATACAAGTAAGGTCTACGCCAAGTTCGGTGTAGAAATCTATGTTGTCGCTAAGAAGGGCGAACCTGATCCGGAATCCAACCGGGCACTGAAGGTTGTTCTGGAACGGGCCAAAACCTATAATGTGCCGAAGGCGATTATCGACCGTGCACTCGAAAAAGCAAAAGGCAGCGGCGACGAAAATTACGTGGAGCTCCGTTATGAAGGCTTCGGTCCAAGCGGTTCGATGATCGTGGTCGATGCGCTGACGAATAACGTCAACCGTACAGCTCCGCTGGTACGCTCCACCTTCAGTAAGAACGGCGGGAATATGGGTGTCAGCGGTTCGGTAACCTATATGTTCGATCCGACAGCTGTAATCGGTGTAGAAGGCAAATCGGCGGATGAAGTGATGGAGCTGCTGATTGAAGCTGACCTGGATGTCCGTGATGTGCTGGAAGAGGATGAAGCAGTGATTGTATATGCCGAACCCGACCAGTTCCACGCTGTACAGGAAGCTTTCCGCGGCGCAGGCATTACGGAATTTACCGTAGCCGAGCTGACTCTGCTTCCACAGAATTATGTGGCCCTGCCGGAAGATGCACAGGCGCAGTTCGAGAAGCTGATTGATGCTCTTGAAGAACTGGACGATGTGCAGCAGGTCTACCATAACGTGGATTCGGAAGAATAG
- a CDS encoding LysR family transcriptional regulator, giving the protein MTLQQLRYAIEIANSGSMNEAAKRLFVSQPSLSNAIKELESELGITIFERNNRGISISAEGMEFLGYARQIIEQTEFMENRYTGKKRSPIYFSVSTQHYAFVTDAFVKLMKESKIAEYNFSLRETQTYEIIEDVRTLRSDIGILYINESNYKVMNKLFSDGNLKFTPLFNTNPHVYVRAGHVLAGKERITIDDILSFPYITFEQGDNNSLHFSEEMLSFTQIEKNIKVTDRATLTHLLLGSDSYTVGTGIMASELNDAGLVTIPFDSKEVFSVGWIAHKDRKPSEIMSGYINILNDLVSDNYFELESFLL; this is encoded by the coding sequence TTGACATTGCAGCAGCTCCGCTACGCAATTGAGATTGCGAACAGCGGCTCTATGAACGAAGCGGCCAAAAGGCTATTTGTGTCACAGCCCAGCCTCTCGAATGCTATCAAGGAGCTGGAGAGCGAGCTTGGCATTACAATCTTCGAACGCAACAACCGGGGGATCAGCATCTCGGCGGAAGGCATGGAGTTTCTGGGCTATGCCCGGCAGATTATTGAACAAACGGAGTTTATGGAGAACCGCTATACCGGCAAGAAACGCAGTCCGATCTACTTTTCGGTATCCACGCAGCACTATGCTTTTGTTACGGACGCATTTGTGAAGCTGATGAAGGAGAGTAAGATAGCGGAATACAATTTCAGCCTGCGGGAGACGCAGACCTATGAGATTATTGAGGATGTGCGTACCCTGCGCAGCGATATTGGTATTCTGTATATCAATGAGAGTAACTATAAGGTAATGAACAAGCTGTTCAGCGACGGTAACCTGAAGTTTACACCGCTATTCAATACGAATCCGCATGTGTATGTGCGGGCAGGACATGTGCTGGCCGGCAAAGAGAGAATCACTATTGATGATATTCTTTCGTTTCCTTATATTACTTTTGAGCAGGGGGATAACAACTCACTGCACTTCTCGGAGGAAATGCTTAGCTTCACGCAGATTGAGAAGAATATTAAAGTTACCGACCGCGCCACACTGACTCATCTGCTGCTCGGAAGCGACTCGTATACGGTAGGCACAGGGATAATGGCCTCAGAGCTTAATGATGCGGGACTGGTCACTATTCCTTTTGACAGCAAAGAGGTGTTCTCTGTCGGCTGGATTGCCCACAAGGACCGTAAACCGAGCGAGATTATGTCGGGGTATATTAACATTCTGAATGATCTGGTGTCGGATAATTATTTCGAGCTTGAGTCATTCTTACTTTAA
- a CDS encoding 5-methyltetrahydropteroyltriglutamate--homocysteine S-methyltransferase: MSSPVIGSTRNAPPFRYDIVGSFLRPEALKAARSLHAQGTMTAGELREVENIEIAKLLQQQKSLGLHAVTDGEFRRSWWHLDFFFGVQGTQKITLGPAGSSKESVNRAESFKITGKIAFGDHPMVADFSSLQQMAGVTLAKMTIPSPALFHFVQDYNGNEVYSDSATLYGDIIQVYRDAIQAFYDAGCRYLQLDDTTWGTLCSGKHRAHLRSRGVDPDQLAKDYVRLINESIAARPADMTIALHVCRGNLRSTWFAAGGYGPVAEELFAGAEVDAFFLEYDNERSGDFEPLRFIRNQFVVLGLVTTKHGGLESKEQLKARIAEASQYVDINQLCLSTQCGFASSEEGNILTEEEQWDKLRLVIETADEVWE, encoded by the coding sequence ATGAGTAGTCCAGTTATCGGATCGACTAGAAATGCACCGCCCTTTCGCTATGACATTGTCGGAAGCTTCCTGCGGCCAGAGGCGCTCAAAGCTGCGCGCAGCCTGCATGCCCAAGGTACCATGACCGCCGGGGAACTGCGTGAGGTTGAGAACATAGAGATTGCCAAGCTGCTACAGCAGCAGAAATCCCTGGGGCTACATGCCGTAACTGATGGCGAGTTCCGCCGCTCCTGGTGGCATCTTGATTTCTTCTTCGGGGTCCAGGGGACACAGAAGATCACGCTCGGGCCGGCCGGCAGCTCCAAGGAATCGGTGAACCGGGCAGAGAGCTTCAAGATTACCGGGAAAATCGCATTCGGCGACCATCCTATGGTGGCAGACTTCAGCAGTCTGCAGCAGATGGCCGGAGTCACGCTTGCCAAAATGACCATTCCTTCACCGGCGCTGTTTCATTTCGTGCAGGATTATAACGGAAACGAGGTCTACTCGGATTCCGCAACGCTGTATGGAGATATCATCCAGGTGTACCGGGATGCGATACAGGCCTTCTACGATGCCGGCTGCCGGTATCTGCAGCTCGATGATACCACGTGGGGCACACTTTGCAGCGGCAAACACCGGGCGCATCTGCGCAGCAGAGGCGTCGATCCCGACCAGCTGGCGAAGGACTATGTCCGGCTGATTAATGAGAGCATCGCTGCCCGCCCTGCGGATATGACGATTGCGCTGCATGTGTGCAGAGGTAATCTCCGCTCGACCTGGTTTGCTGCCGGGGGCTACGGGCCGGTTGCCGAAGAGCTGTTCGCTGGCGCCGAAGTGGATGCGTTCTTCCTGGAGTATGACAATGAACGTTCCGGTGATTTCGAACCGCTGCGCTTTATTCGTAACCAATTTGTAGTGCTGGGGCTGGTGACCACGAAGCATGGCGGCCTGGAGAGCAAAGAGCAGCTCAAAGCCCGGATCGCAGAAGCGTCACAATATGTGGATATTAATCAGCTCTGTCTCAGCACCCAATGCGGCTTCGCCTCCTCCGAGGAAGGGAATATCCTGACCGAAGAAGAGCAGTGGGACAAGCTGCGGCTGGTGATTGAGACGGCGGATGAGGTTTGGGAGTAG
- the lysS gene encoding lysine--tRNA ligase codes for MHWAERIASQLIVNHPERQTFVCASGISPSGSVHIGNFREIVTTSFVAKALRRAGKEVRFIFSWDDFDRFRKVPKLVDPSFGQYIGLPYSQVPCPYGCHTSYAAHFEAEFEQALQAFEIEPEFIYQSREYQSHRYNPAILHALRHREEIYDILMSFKTGESSAEDRAAFYPVSVYCRRCGKDATTIHSFDDSAETVVYSCKCGHADTIRVPEADNLKLHWKIDWPMRWNMEQVVFEPGGRDHSSETGSYNVAAVISERIFGNPPPMYEPYEFISIKGSYSKMSSSSGHNYTPDDLLNIYAPENILFLFAKYQPNAAFHIGLDEDVLRNYAEFERYAAGVHTGALTGDLADALELSLLSGSTGTSPSFNQVSSLLPLINFDRELLRDILTKNGEKADEHQLLLTADRAEHWIRNWMPHKLITVNSSPNLAYYHSLDAAELKWLRTLCGLLRNCELDETQRMTQIYAICHHEDKKTMRTQQKRLFTIIYQLVLSADEGPRLPMLIQAAGTDRMLALLDL; via the coding sequence ATGCATTGGGCAGAGAGAATAGCAAGCCAGTTAATCGTGAACCATCCGGAGCGGCAGACTTTTGTATGTGCATCGGGGATCAGTCCGTCCGGATCGGTCCATATCGGAAATTTCCGCGAGATTGTGACCACTTCGTTTGTAGCCAAAGCGCTGCGGCGGGCGGGGAAGGAGGTACGGTTCATTTTCTCGTGGGATGACTTTGACCGGTTCCGGAAGGTGCCGAAGCTTGTGGACCCTTCGTTCGGACAATATATAGGGCTGCCGTATTCGCAGGTTCCCTGTCCCTATGGCTGCCATACTTCGTACGCGGCACATTTCGAGGCGGAGTTTGAGCAGGCGCTGCAGGCGTTTGAGATCGAGCCTGAATTCATCTACCAGAGCCGGGAATACCAGTCACACCGCTATAATCCGGCAATCCTGCATGCCCTGCGCCACCGGGAAGAGATCTACGATATTCTGATGTCGTTCAAAACAGGGGAGAGCTCTGCGGAAGACCGGGCAGCTTTTTATCCGGTAAGTGTATACTGCAGACGATGCGGAAAAGATGCGACAACGATTCACAGCTTCGACGACAGCGCAGAGACCGTGGTGTATAGCTGTAAGTGCGGTCATGCCGATACCATTCGTGTTCCTGAGGCTGACAACCTGAAGCTGCACTGGAAAATCGACTGGCCGATGCGCTGGAACATGGAGCAGGTGGTGTTTGAGCCTGGAGGGCGTGATCATTCGTCTGAAACCGGCAGCTATAATGTGGCCGCAGTAATCTCGGAGCGGATCTTCGGCAACCCTCCGCCTATGTATGAGCCCTATGAATTTATCAGCATTAAAGGCAGTTACTCCAAAATGTCCAGCTCTTCCGGGCATAATTACACACCCGATGATCTGCTGAACATATATGCCCCGGAGAATATCCTGTTCCTGTTCGCCAAATACCAGCCGAATGCTGCTTTTCATATTGGACTGGATGAGGATGTGCTGCGCAATTATGCGGAGTTCGAGCGGTATGCTGCTGGAGTTCATACCGGAGCATTAACTGGTGATCTTGCGGATGCGCTGGAGTTATCGCTGCTAAGCGGCTCTACCGGAACGTCCCCGAGCTTCAATCAGGTGTCCAGTCTGCTGCCATTAATCAACTTCGACCGGGAACTGCTCCGGGATATTCTCACCAAGAATGGGGAGAAGGCAGATGAGCATCAGCTGCTGCTGACGGCGGACCGGGCGGAGCACTGGATCAGAAACTGGATGCCGCACAAGCTGATTACGGTCAATTCTTCGCCGAACTTAGCCTATTATCATTCACTGGACGCGGCAGAACTGAAATGGCTGCGCACCCTCTGCGGCCTGCTAAGAAACTGTGAGCTGGACGAAACGCAGAGAATGACTCAAATCTACGCGATCTGTCATCATGAAGACAAAAAAACAATGCGGACTCAGCAAAAAAGGCTGTTCACCATCATCTATCAGCTGGTTCTGAGTGCGGATGAAGGCCCGCGTCTGCCAATGCTTATTCAGGCTGCGGGGACGGACCGGATGCTGGCTTTACTGGATTTATGA
- a CDS encoding VOC family protein, which translates to MSAIGPDFISLQVSNLEGSAEFYQNYLGLVRSQAGPPHAVVFDTKPIAFALRDLMPGIELGTGTQPGLGVALWLHAPDTQEIHDKLIAAGVKITSAPIDGPFGRTFTFADPDGYQVTLHSKG; encoded by the coding sequence ATGTCAGCAATTGGACCCGACTTCATTTCACTACAAGTAAGCAATCTTGAAGGCTCTGCGGAATTCTATCAGAACTATCTCGGACTGGTCCGCTCCCAGGCGGGCCCACCTCATGCTGTGGTCTTTGATACCAAGCCCATTGCATTTGCCCTTCGTGATCTAATGCCTGGAATAGAACTCGGTACAGGCACTCAACCTGGACTTGGTGTCGCTCTATGGCTTCATGCCCCTGATACGCAAGAAATCCACGACAAGCTTATTGCAGCAGGCGTAAAGATTACATCCGCACCCATAGACGGCCCCTTCGGACGAACCTTTACATTTGCCGACCCGGACGGTTATCAGGTTACTCTTCATAGTAAAGGCTAA
- a CDS encoding TSUP family transporter, with amino-acid sequence MEDWTIGMVAVLVLCGFLAGLIDSVVGGGGLIAIPALLSVGIPLPLLLGSSKLAGSMCSLTSTASFVRSGKINFKLVRTLIPLSIIGAVAGTLTVRQVPSEFLKPLVIVMLVVITVYTLFKKAWGDVSTFSGSNGRTRLIGIIAALVIGFYDGFFGPGTGSFLIFAFLMMGFEFVTAAGNAKMLNFASNITSLLTFIALGSVSYTHGLILGIPMVIGAIVGSRIAIRKGAAYIRPLFITVTVILIGKQIWDTMH; translated from the coding sequence ATGGAAGATTGGACGATTGGCATGGTCGCAGTATTGGTGCTTTGCGGTTTTTTGGCCGGATTAATTGACTCTGTGGTAGGCGGGGGAGGACTGATTGCAATTCCTGCACTGCTGTCCGTAGGGATTCCTCTCCCTCTGCTGCTGGGCAGCAGCAAATTGGCCGGGTCAATGTGCTCCCTGACCAGTACGGCTTCTTTCGTGCGGTCCGGCAAAATCAATTTCAAGCTGGTCCGGACACTGATTCCGTTGTCCATTATAGGTGCGGTAGCCGGTACACTTACCGTCCGTCAGGTACCTTCAGAGTTTCTGAAGCCGCTGGTCATTGTCATGCTGGTAGTGATAACGGTCTATACGTTGTTCAAAAAAGCCTGGGGAGATGTATCCACCTTCTCCGGCAGCAATGGCAGAACACGGCTGATCGGGATTATCGCGGCACTGGTCATAGGCTTCTACGATGGCTTCTTCGGACCGGGAACCGGATCTTTTCTGATCTTTGCTTTTCTGATGATGGGCTTCGAATTTGTTACGGCCGCAGGCAATGCCAAAATGCTGAATTTCGCCAGCAACATCACGAGTCTGCTTACGTTTATAGCCCTCGGCTCTGTCAGCTATACCCATGGGCTGATTCTGGGCATTCCGATGGTGATCGGAGCTATTGTGGGCTCCAGAATTGCCATCCGCAAAGGCGCGGCGTATATCCGCCCGCTATTCATAACAGTCACTGTCATATTGATCGGCAAACAGATATGGGATACGATGCATTAA
- a CDS encoding MerR family transcriptional regulator, whose protein sequence is MHTVKEAALITGLTEHAVRYYTDKGLVPSVQRNQNNIRLFDEESINWLHGVRCLKQSGMPIEVIKIYIDLCLKGDSTLPQRSELMMKHKEAALIKLEEAKQHIAHLEQKTALYQDILEHGIPDTTNPRNWAEIQHMHADVLYSPAVRKA, encoded by the coding sequence ATGCATACGGTCAAAGAAGCCGCCCTGATTACAGGACTCACTGAGCACGCTGTACGCTATTACACGGATAAAGGGCTGGTGCCCAGCGTACAGCGAAACCAGAATAATATCCGGCTGTTCGATGAAGAATCGATCAACTGGCTGCATGGCGTCAGATGTCTCAAGCAATCCGGGATGCCGATTGAAGTTATCAAAATATACATTGATCTCTGTCTCAAAGGTGATTCGACCCTTCCGCAACGCAGTGAACTCATGATGAAGCATAAAGAAGCAGCGCTCATTAAGCTTGAAGAAGCCAAACAGCATATAGCCCATCTGGAACAAAAAACTGCCCTATATCAGGACATTCTGGAGCATGGTATACCAGATACGACCAATCCCCGCAACTGGGCCGAAATTCAGCATATGCATGCTGACGTGTTGTACTCCCCCGCTGTCCGGAAGGCGTGA